A genomic window from Candidatus Caldatribacterium sp. includes:
- a CDS encoding homocitrate synthase yields MPKIRIIDVTNRDGVQTARLGLAKIEKTMVNLYLNEMGVFQSEFGFPTTRHETNYLNANLELAEMGVIAPIRLSGWLRATKADVELAYKLVPKLKYLNLSISTSDQMLKAKLNKTRDEVVKMMVEAVQAAKSFGAIGIGVNAEDASRTDLDFLVDFALAGKEAGAERFRYCDTLGYDSPFTIYERIRYIAEKTKMPIELHCHNDLGMAVANSVAGAKAAIDAGVDAYINTTINGVGERAGNADLVSVILAIKYASGIEGKYELDERTNLKAAWKTCKYASYAFKVPIPITQPGVGANAFAHSSGIHADGVLKDRKNYELYDFEELGRGEPEIIETGRQIVVGEYSGIKGFRNVYEKLEIEFKSEEEAREILELVRFANVEKQKPLVEDELRFIAKYPKQAKQILTLIP; encoded by the coding sequence GTGCCGAAAATCCGTATCATCGATGTGACGAACCGTGATGGGGTACAAACGGCAAGATTAGGACTTGCGAAAATCGAAAAAACCATGGTGAACCTCTACCTCAATGAGATGGGAGTCTTCCAGAGTGAATTCGGTTTCCCTACAACTCGCCATGAAACGAACTACCTCAATGCCAACCTGGAACTCGCCGAAATGGGGGTTATCGCCCCCATCCGCCTGAGCGGATGGCTCCGAGCAACGAAGGCAGATGTGGAACTCGCGTACAAACTCGTGCCGAAGCTCAAGTACCTGAACCTCTCCATTTCCACTTCTGATCAGATGCTCAAGGCCAAACTCAACAAAACTCGGGACGAGGTCGTCAAAATGATGGTCGAAGCCGTTCAGGCAGCGAAAAGTTTTGGAGCCATAGGAATTGGGGTAAATGCCGAAGATGCTTCGCGGACTGATCTCGACTTCCTCGTGGACTTTGCCCTTGCTGGTAAAGAGGCAGGAGCTGAACGTTTCCGTTACTGCGACACCTTAGGCTACGACAGCCCCTTCACCATTTACGAGCGAATCCGGTACATTGCCGAAAAGACCAAAATGCCCATCGAACTCCACTGCCACAATGACCTCGGCATGGCGGTGGCGAATTCCGTCGCCGGAGCAAAGGCAGCTATCGATGCGGGAGTTGACGCCTACATCAACACCACCATAAACGGTGTCGGCGAGCGGGCAGGAAACGCTGACCTTGTTTCGGTGATTCTTGCCATCAAGTACGCAAGTGGCATCGAGGGAAAGTACGAGCTTGATGAACGCACCAACCTCAAAGCGGCCTGGAAGACCTGTAAGTACGCCTCCTATGCCTTCAAGGTTCCCATTCCCATCACTCAGCCGGGAGTTGGTGCCAACGCTTTTGCCCACTCCTCGGGCATCCACGCCGATGGAGTCCTGAAAGACCGGAAAAACTATGAACTCTACGACTTTGAGGAGCTCGGTCGAGGAGAGCCGGAAATCATTGAAACCGGACGTCAGATTGTGGTCGGTGAGTACAGCGGCATCAAGGGTTTCCGCAACGTCTACGAGAAACTCGAAATCGAATTCAAGAGCGAAGAAGAAGCCCGAGAGATTCTCGAGCTTGTGCGCTTTGCAAATGTCGAGAAGCAGAAACCCTTAGTAGAAGATGAACTCCGCTTCATTGCCAAGTACCCCAAGCAGGCCAAGCAAATCCTCACTCTGATTCCTTAA
- a CDS encoding dihydrodipicolinate synthase family protein, whose translation MEQGKICEFLTGVFAPVVTPFREDETVNFEALRRNIEKLSRTRLRGFLALGTNGEFRSLTYEEKLKVIETVLEVKGDKVLIGGASCESTFESKKLARDLARLGVDFVSLMPPSFFAKRMTDDALYEYFTEVAEAIDKPLLLYNNPAVANSLCLSPSLIARVSEHPNIFGLKDTSKGNYDAYIAASQGKNFSVLAGSADFVFPALLVGARGGVLSLANVFPDLCCDLVELGLKKDLENGLPLHRFVMKLNSLVSGRYGVSGVKAAMDCFGFEGGFPRRPLKPLTAKEREALEQDIRSLLAQIGRA comes from the coding sequence ATGGAACAAGGCAAAATTTGTGAATTCCTCACTGGGGTTTTTGCTCCTGTTGTAACACCTTTCCGAGAAGATGAGACAGTTAACTTTGAGGCTTTGAGAAGGAATATTGAAAAGCTGTCAAGGACAAGACTTAGGGGATTTCTTGCCTTGGGAACCAATGGGGAATTCCGGAGTCTCACCTATGAGGAGAAACTCAAAGTTATCGAGACGGTTCTCGAAGTCAAAGGAGACAAGGTCCTCATTGGAGGAGCAAGTTGTGAATCCACTTTTGAGTCCAAAAAGCTCGCCAGGGACCTTGCCCGCCTTGGAGTGGACTTCGTGAGCCTCATGCCCCCCTCCTTTTTTGCCAAGAGAATGACCGATGACGCTCTCTACGAGTACTTCACCGAGGTTGCTGAAGCCATCGACAAGCCCCTTCTCCTCTACAACAACCCTGCTGTGGCCAACAGTCTCTGTCTCTCTCCATCCCTCATTGCCCGTGTCAGCGAGCATCCCAATATTTTCGGTCTTAAGGACACCTCAAAAGGGAACTACGATGCCTACATTGCCGCTTCCCAGGGGAAGAATTTCTCGGTCCTTGCAGGATCTGCCGATTTCGTTTTCCCGGCTCTCCTTGTGGGAGCAAGGGGTGGAGTGCTGTCTTTGGCCAATGTCTTTCCGGATCTCTGCTGCGACCTTGTGGAGCTTGGACTTAAGAAGGACCTCGAGAACGGTCTTCCCCTCCATCGTTTTGTGATGAAGCTCAACAGCCTCGTTTCCGGAAGGTACGGAGTGAGTGGTGTCAAAGCCGCCATGGATTGCTTTGGCTTTGAAGGAGGATTCCCCCGAAGACCTCTGAAACCTCTCACTGCAAAGGAACGCGAAGCTCTTGAGCAGGACATCCGAAGCCTTCTTGCCCAGATTGGCCGAGCATAG
- a CDS encoding GNAT family N-acetyltransferase, producing MRLFQDTRTLFSFPHTLVLRQGEVILGMALGWASGDRREKGLCTAWKLFPFALPRFFLFVPKIFSSGLPPSSYYLSNIAIFPPHQGKGLGRMLLQAVESKALEAGDSCVILDVEKDREKTLSFYLRNGYGRAGTFLSFVRMQKGLLQEQAFRP from the coding sequence TTGCGTCTTTTCCAGGACACGAGGACTCTCTTTTCCTTTCCCCATACCCTTGTGCTCCGACAGGGTGAGGTAATCCTTGGCATGGCCCTTGGGTGGGCAAGTGGCGATCGACGGGAGAAAGGACTCTGCACTGCCTGGAAACTCTTTCCCTTTGCCCTGCCGCGCTTTTTCCTCTTTGTTCCCAAGATTTTTTCTTCAGGACTTCCCCCTTCATCGTACTACTTGAGTAACATCGCTATTTTTCCGCCGCACCAAGGAAAGGGATTAGGACGAATGCTCCTCCAGGCGGTGGAATCAAAAGCCCTGGAGGCAGGAGATTCCTGCGTTATCCTCGATGTGGAGAAGGACAGAGAAAAGACCCTCTCCTTCTATCTCCGGAATGGGTATGGCAGAGCGGGAACATTCCTCTCTTTTGTGCGAATGCAGAAAGGCCTGCTGCAGGAGCAGGCCTTTCGTCCTTAA
- a CDS encoding insulinase family protein, translating into MWTSSEGPLSASSQVGEVDEKSFRVEKRVFRNGLTLLFIPRESELVVFHLLLGLGNIFERKEERGISALLQEALLKGTKQKSGIEFSRAVEHLGATFESSSNYFTGKVVMQGPAEVAEDILALFLEAIKTPAFLPEEVEKEKCFLIDLLRALDDDPLKAAMLRFKRAFFGRHPYAFPTLGEIRSLERMTQEQVVSWYERTFVPNNMVLAVAGKFNKDRMEKILERELGSIIPREFSFPSRDRFFPASLKIVDCKEVRDSWVVLGFRAPGILEVKDRVAFDVLNNVLGGGMYSRLFTKIRENRGLSYQVGSVYVPLLGPSFICAYCGFAPCYFDTVVGILREEFRNLLNLGEEEFSEAKAYTRGLFLHSFESVASLAALFAFYERIGLGWEFPFQYEAMLRELSLEEAKAIYRKFVGQGESLGAIMPVA; encoded by the coding sequence ATGTGGACTTCGAGCGAGGGACCTCTATCTGCATCAAGCCAGGTGGGTGAGGTGGACGAAAAATCCTTCCGGGTGGAAAAGCGGGTTTTCAGAAACGGTCTCACCCTTCTTTTCATCCCTCGGGAGAGCGAGCTCGTCGTTTTCCATCTCCTTCTTGGTCTTGGCAATATCTTTGAAAGGAAGGAAGAGCGAGGTATATCGGCACTCCTCCAGGAGGCACTTCTTAAAGGGACAAAGCAAAAAAGTGGCATTGAGTTCAGCAGGGCTGTCGAGCACCTTGGAGCCACCTTTGAGAGCTCTTCGAACTACTTCACCGGAAAAGTGGTCATGCAGGGTCCGGCAGAGGTGGCTGAAGATATCCTCGCCCTTTTTCTTGAGGCCATCAAAACCCCGGCTTTTCTCCCTGAAGAGGTGGAAAAGGAGAAATGCTTTCTCATCGATCTCCTCCGTGCTCTTGATGATGACCCTCTGAAGGCGGCTATGCTCCGGTTCAAACGAGCTTTCTTCGGTCGGCATCCCTATGCCTTCCCGACCCTTGGAGAGATTCGGAGTCTCGAACGCATGACTCAGGAGCAGGTCGTTTCCTGGTACGAACGGACTTTTGTCCCGAATAACATGGTTCTCGCGGTGGCTGGAAAGTTCAACAAGGACCGTATGGAGAAAATTCTCGAGCGAGAGCTTGGTTCCATTATTCCCCGGGAATTTTCTTTTCCCTCTCGGGACCGATTTTTCCCCGCCTCTTTGAAGATTGTCGACTGCAAGGAAGTTCGGGATAGCTGGGTGGTTTTAGGGTTTCGGGCTCCAGGGATTCTTGAGGTAAAGGACCGTGTCGCTTTTGACGTGCTCAACAACGTCCTTGGGGGAGGCATGTACTCGCGACTTTTCACAAAAATCCGAGAGAACCGGGGTTTGAGTTACCAGGTTGGGTCGGTATACGTGCCTCTTCTTGGCCCCTCTTTTATCTGCGCGTACTGTGGATTTGCCCCCTGCTACTTCGACACTGTGGTGGGCATCCTGAGAGAGGAGTTCCGGAATCTCTTGAACCTCGGTGAAGAAGAATTCAGCGAAGCCAAGGCCTACACCCGAGGATTGTTCCTCCATAGCTTCGAGAGCGTTGCCTCTTTGGCTGCGCTCTTTGCCTTTTACGAGCGGATTGGACTTGGCTGGGAGTTCCCCTTCCAGTACGAGGCAATGCTTCGAGAACTCTCTCTTGAGGAGGCCAAGGCTATCTACCGGAAGTTCGTTGGTCAAGGGGAATCCTTGGGAGCCATTATGCCTGTAGCTTGA
- a CDS encoding insulinase family protein — protein MQFLSYTKRVLPCGARIVFRRMDSPLVAVNLWVRAGVRDEKPEKNGISHFFEHMVFKGTVHFPGLLLSRRVQALGGTLNAGTSLDTTDFYLVVPQEFWKEALSLEMELVTQPLLDPEDIEREKMVVIQEIHIDEDDPEERLAHLLYERVFSETPYGLPILGREDTVQRFTREDLLEHQSRFYHPANMVLAVSGNLKEEELFAFSEELFASMSLPQELNNSFFPPLPLPERQIVECVMDVRRFYGAIGFLCDGIKSDNFYLLRLLSLIMGDGLGSRLNIALREERRLVDTIHTTYSYYEHVGIFAIFFTFSQGNFEEIEEAIRGEFTKLTYFAPTEEELERAKNLLKSGFFNAIETTLGSAELLGRLDTIDSIDRSLRAFFQVERAKPEDLVEVARRYVDFERGTSICIKPGG, from the coding sequence GTGCAGTTTCTCTCGTACACGAAGCGGGTCCTCCCCTGTGGCGCCCGGATTGTTTTCCGCCGCATGGACTCTCCTCTTGTGGCGGTGAACCTCTGGGTGCGGGCGGGGGTGAGGGACGAAAAGCCGGAGAAGAACGGTATTTCCCATTTCTTCGAGCACATGGTCTTCAAGGGGACGGTGCACTTCCCTGGACTTTTACTGTCCCGGCGGGTTCAGGCCCTTGGGGGGACCCTGAACGCCGGGACCTCCCTCGACACAACGGATTTCTACCTGGTTGTCCCTCAGGAATTCTGGAAAGAAGCCCTCTCCTTAGAGATGGAGCTTGTGACCCAGCCCCTTCTTGACCCAGAGGATATCGAGCGGGAGAAGATGGTGGTCATCCAGGAAATCCACATCGACGAGGATGACCCGGAGGAGCGTCTTGCCCACCTCCTCTACGAGCGGGTGTTCTCGGAAACCCCTTACGGTCTCCCCATCCTGGGTCGAGAAGATACGGTGCAGCGTTTCACCCGAGAGGATCTCCTCGAGCACCAGAGCCGCTTCTACCATCCTGCCAACATGGTCCTTGCAGTGAGCGGAAACCTCAAAGAGGAGGAGCTCTTTGCTTTTTCTGAAGAGCTCTTCGCCTCTATGAGTTTGCCGCAAGAACTCAATAACTCTTTCTTCCCGCCTCTGCCGCTTCCGGAGCGGCAGATTGTGGAATGCGTCATGGATGTTCGGAGGTTCTACGGTGCCATAGGATTCCTCTGCGACGGAATTAAAAGCGACAACTTTTACCTCCTCCGTCTTCTTTCCCTTATTATGGGGGATGGGCTTGGTTCAAGGCTCAACATTGCCCTTCGAGAGGAGCGCCGACTCGTTGACACCATCCACACCACGTACTCGTACTACGAGCATGTGGGGATTTTTGCCATCTTTTTCACCTTTTCTCAGGGGAACTTTGAGGAAATCGAAGAAGCCATCCGGGGAGAGTTTACCAAACTCACCTACTTTGCTCCCACGGAAGAAGAACTTGAGAGGGCCAAAAACCTTCTCAAAAGCGGGTTCTTCAACGCCATTGAGACAACCCTTGGGAGCGCAGAGCTCCTGGGGCGCCTTGATACCATAGATAGTATTGATCGGAGTCTTCGGGCTTTCTTCCAGGTTGAGAGAGCAAAGCCCGAAGACCTTGTGGAGGTGGCCCGAAGGTATGTGGACTTCGAGCGAGGGACCTCTATCTGCATCAAGCCAGGTGGGTGA
- a CDS encoding pyridoxal phosphate-dependent aminotransferase, with the protein MIAPSATLSISAKAQAMKRQGIDVISFSAGEPDFDTPSFIKEEAKRAIDAGFTKYTPTQGIAELREAICEKLKRENGLSYSPQEVIVSCGAKHSLYNAIMTLCDPGDEVLLPIPFWVTYVEQIRLAGGEPVFVACKTDSLAPDIDALERAITPKTRLLILNNPSNPTGIVLSEEILAQIARIAVERNLLVISDEIYEHLVYEVPFPRSIATFPGMKERTVVINGVSKTFSMTGWRIGYAAGPKEVIEGMARLQDHMTSNPTSVSQKAALAALRCPPHVVREMVETFNARRKLMLAHLADIPDISFPVPQGAFYVFADFSKYCGGRFEGEPIGDSVRLAELLLEKAHIACVPGSAFGMEGYLRFSYATSEKAIEAGMQRLKDFLKRVE; encoded by the coding sequence ATGATTGCACCTTCGGCCACCCTCTCTATATCTGCAAAGGCTCAGGCTATGAAGCGCCAGGGAATTGACGTGATTTCCTTCAGCGCCGGGGAACCGGACTTTGATACCCCTTCGTTCATCAAAGAAGAGGCAAAGAGGGCAATTGATGCCGGATTTACGAAGTACACACCGACACAGGGGATTGCAGAGCTCCGAGAAGCCATCTGCGAGAAGCTCAAACGGGAAAACGGTCTTTCGTACTCACCTCAGGAAGTAATCGTCTCCTGCGGTGCAAAGCATTCCCTCTACAACGCCATCATGACCCTCTGCGATCCAGGGGATGAGGTGCTCTTGCCCATTCCTTTCTGGGTAACCTACGTGGAGCAGATACGGCTTGCCGGGGGAGAGCCGGTCTTCGTGGCTTGCAAAACCGATTCCCTTGCGCCGGATATCGACGCCTTAGAGAGGGCTATTACTCCAAAAACGAGACTCCTCATCCTCAACAACCCCTCAAATCCCACAGGGATTGTCCTCTCAGAAGAAATCCTTGCCCAGATCGCTCGCATTGCTGTGGAGAGAAACCTCTTGGTCATTTCCGACGAAATTTACGAACACCTGGTGTACGAAGTACCCTTCCCAAGGAGCATCGCCACCTTCCCGGGAATGAAAGAACGTACCGTAGTCATCAATGGGGTGTCGAAGACCTTCTCCATGACTGGCTGGCGAATTGGGTACGCGGCAGGGCCAAAAGAGGTCATCGAGGGAATGGCCCGCCTCCAGGACCACATGACCTCGAACCCAACCTCGGTGAGTCAGAAGGCCGCCCTTGCCGCCTTGCGCTGTCCACCTCATGTCGTTCGAGAAATGGTGGAAACCTTCAATGCCCGGCGAAAACTCATGCTCGCGCACCTTGCAGATATCCCCGATATCTCCTTCCCTGTTCCCCAGGGGGCTTTCTACGTCTTTGCCGATTTTTCAAAGTACTGTGGGGGACGTTTCGAGGGTGAACCCATCGGAGACTCAGTGCGCCTTGCAGAACTCCTCCTTGAGAAGGCCCACATTGCATGTGTTCCAGGGAGCGCCTTTGGCATGGAAGGGTACCTCCGCTTCTCGTACGCCACTTCTGAGAAAGCTATCGAAGCGGGGATGCAGCGATTGAAAGATTTTCTAAAGCGCGTCGAATAG
- a CDS encoding uroporphyrinogen decarboxylase family protein has product MRRSTHRFSLKELALTFWEEGKRPVVPLMGYPGIQLTGTNIKQNQFNHLVQFQTLSRLYDAFHPDAMFFLMDLSVEASALGLPVRFPLDDTPSVEAHPVKSLADLDHFRKIDILGDGRVIVYLETLRHMRAAFPCPVGAYVIGPLTLAGLLVGANEIAMQSVLDEAFFQGVLDFAKGVVLRYAEALKEAGADTIMVLEPTAVIFGPETFRKSLAPLYRELVGILDDVEVILHVCGNTHHLIPEMKRCGVAGLSLDSAVNLPEVFTKEDEILLLGNVSPVSMLLDTPKEVYEATLRLLEAMKEYPYFILSTGCDLPQDVPFASIEAFFKAGRDWRIEGKRKREVTFAK; this is encoded by the coding sequence ATGCGGCGGAGTACGCACCGCTTTTCGCTGAAAGAGTTGGCTTTAACCTTTTGGGAAGAAGGGAAAAGGCCAGTGGTACCCCTCATGGGATACCCCGGCATTCAGCTCACAGGGACAAACATTAAACAAAATCAATTTAATCATCTTGTCCAGTTCCAGACCTTGAGTCGGCTCTACGATGCTTTCCATCCTGATGCCATGTTCTTCCTCATGGATCTCTCGGTAGAGGCAAGTGCCTTAGGCCTTCCGGTGCGTTTCCCCCTTGACGACACACCTTCGGTGGAGGCTCACCCGGTGAAGAGTTTGGCTGACCTTGACCACTTCCGAAAAATTGATATCCTCGGGGATGGAAGAGTCATTGTATACCTTGAGACCCTTCGGCATATGCGGGCTGCTTTTCCTTGTCCGGTAGGTGCGTATGTCATCGGGCCTTTGACCCTGGCCGGACTCCTTGTGGGGGCAAACGAAATCGCGATGCAGAGTGTCCTCGATGAGGCCTTCTTCCAGGGAGTTCTCGATTTCGCCAAAGGGGTTGTCCTTCGGTATGCGGAAGCCTTAAAAGAAGCAGGAGCCGACACCATCATGGTCCTTGAGCCTACGGCGGTGATCTTTGGCCCGGAGACTTTCCGGAAGAGCCTTGCTCCCTTGTACCGGGAACTCGTGGGGATTCTCGATGATGTGGAGGTCATTCTCCATGTGTGCGGAAACACCCATCATCTCATTCCGGAAATGAAACGGTGTGGTGTTGCCGGTTTGAGCCTCGATAGCGCAGTGAACCTCCCTGAAGTGTTCACCAAAGAGGACGAGATTCTCCTTCTTGGGAACGTAAGCCCCGTTTCTATGCTCCTTGATACACCCAAAGAGGTGTACGAAGCGACGCTACGCCTCCTTGAAGCCATGAAAGAGTACCCGTACTTTATCCTGAGTACTGGATGTGACCTTCCTCAAGATGTTCCCTTCGCTAGCATCGAGGCCTTCTTTAAAGCTGGACGGGACTGGAGGATTGAGGGAAAACGGAAGAGGGAGGTAACTTTCGCCAAATAG
- a CDS encoding sugar phosphate isomerase/epimerase, with protein MKIGVFLVLFQNEPFEKALDYVKAQGVEAVEIGTGGYPGNAHCNPKELLADASKLSRFKEAVESRGLEISALSCHGNPLHPNPEIARKHHEDFEVSVLLAEKLGVQNVITFSGCPGDSENAKYPNWVTCPWPSDFLEVLKWQWEEKLIPYWRKAGQFAKDHGVRVCLEMHPGFCVYNPETLLRLREAVGDVIGANFDPSHLFWQGIDPIFALRKLEGAIYHVHAKDTKIDPVNSLVNGNLDTKVYTEESKRSWIFRTVGYGHDFGFWKDFVSTLRLVGYDGVLSIEHEDSLMSGREGFEKAVAFLKEVVIREKIGQAWWV; from the coding sequence ATGAAAATCGGTGTATTCCTCGTCCTCTTCCAGAACGAACCTTTCGAGAAGGCTCTTGACTACGTGAAGGCGCAGGGTGTGGAGGCGGTGGAAATCGGCACCGGAGGGTATCCCGGTAACGCTCACTGCAACCCCAAGGAGCTCCTTGCCGATGCCTCGAAGCTCTCCCGTTTCAAGGAAGCGGTGGAGTCCCGGGGTCTTGAAATCAGCGCTTTAAGCTGCCACGGGAATCCTCTCCATCCGAATCCCGAAATCGCCCGAAAGCACCATGAGGATTTCGAGGTAAGTGTCCTTCTTGCAGAAAAACTCGGCGTTCAGAACGTGATTACCTTCTCCGGATGTCCTGGAGATTCAGAGAATGCCAAGTACCCGAACTGGGTGACTTGCCCCTGGCCTTCGGATTTCCTCGAGGTTCTCAAGTGGCAGTGGGAGGAAAAGCTCATTCCCTACTGGAGGAAAGCTGGGCAATTCGCCAAGGACCACGGAGTTCGGGTGTGCCTCGAGATGCACCCCGGCTTTTGCGTGTACAATCCTGAGACGCTTCTTCGCCTCCGGGAGGCAGTTGGGGACGTCATCGGGGCGAATTTCGACCCGAGCCACCTCTTCTGGCAGGGTATTGACCCAATTTTTGCCCTGAGGAAACTCGAGGGAGCCATCTACCACGTCCACGCCAAGGACACGAAAATTGACCCGGTCAACAGCCTCGTTAACGGAAACCTCGACACCAAGGTGTACACCGAAGAGAGCAAGCGTTCCTGGATTTTCCGTACCGTGGGCTATGGGCATGATTTTGGCTTCTGGAAGGATTTCGTGAGCACTTTACGGCTTGTAGGGTACGATGGGGTTCTCTCCATAGAGCACGAGGATTCCCTCATGTCCGGACGGGAAGGTTTCGAAAAGGCGGTTGCTTTCCTCAAAGAGGTTGTTATTCGTGAGAAGATAGGGCAGGCCTGGTGGGTGTAG
- a CDS encoding alcohol dehydrogenase catalytic domain-containing protein, with translation MKAMVLEKYGAPLVLREIEVPRIGDGEVLVKVKGAGICGTDIKIQEGRVPTKSLPLVPGHEISGEVVALGRDVRDFQIGDEIVVSFYISCGTCRFCKSGRNTICQNLEGRIGFERDGGFAEYVAVPEGCLVRKPPSLSFVEAAVVSDAIATCYHALVRRAQVTEGDWVVMIGGGGGLGLHAIQIAKLLGAKVIGIDLMEEKLRLMRELGADFVLDGNRDSWTNEVYQCTDGAEVDHVIDFVCSEQSISKGMEILGRGGRLVLVAYGPKIKVDTLKAHLFEIDVLGTRAATKEEISECLSLVAQGRLRPIIGKVLELEEINYAFQLLRDNKVNGRIGVIVS, from the coding sequence GTGAAAGCGATGGTACTTGAGAAGTATGGTGCACCCCTTGTGTTAAGGGAGATTGAAGTTCCCAGAATTGGGGATGGGGAAGTCTTGGTGAAAGTTAAGGGGGCAGGCATTTGCGGCACTGATATAAAGATTCAAGAAGGAAGGGTCCCCACAAAAAGCCTTCCCCTTGTACCGGGACACGAGATTTCTGGTGAGGTAGTTGCTTTGGGTCGGGATGTTCGGGATTTCCAAATAGGCGATGAAATTGTCGTTTCCTTTTACATTTCTTGTGGTACATGCCGATTTTGCAAGAGTGGTCGTAACACGATTTGCCAGAATTTGGAAGGAAGAATTGGTTTTGAACGGGATGGTGGTTTCGCCGAGTATGTCGCTGTGCCAGAAGGGTGTCTTGTCCGTAAGCCTCCGTCTCTATCTTTTGTTGAAGCCGCTGTTGTGAGCGATGCGATAGCTACTTGCTACCATGCCTTAGTGCGACGAGCTCAGGTGACTGAGGGTGACTGGGTTGTTATGATCGGTGGCGGTGGTGGATTGGGTCTACATGCAATCCAGATAGCTAAACTACTGGGTGCCAAAGTAATAGGAATTGATCTTATGGAGGAAAAGCTCCGGCTTATGAGGGAATTGGGCGCAGATTTTGTGCTGGACGGTAATCGTGATTCGTGGACCAACGAAGTATATCAATGCACTGATGGCGCAGAAGTAGACCATGTGATCGACTTTGTATGTAGTGAGCAAAGTATTAGCAAGGGTATGGAGATTCTTGGAAGAGGTGGTCGGCTGGTCTTGGTTGCTTATGGTCCAAAGATTAAAGTTGATACTCTTAAAGCCCACCTTTTTGAGATCGATGTCTTAGGGACAAGGGCTGCTACCAAAGAAGAGATAAGCGAGTGCTTGAGTCTCGTGGCTCAGGGGAGGTTGCGGCCTATAATTGGCAAAGTATTGGAACTCGAGGAGATTAACTATGCTTTCCAGCTTTTGAGGGATAACAAGGTTAACGGTAGGATAGGTGTAATCGTTAGTTAG